AAAATATACATTGAGATAACTGGCAGCAGCGTCGTCACCGAGGTATTGATCGTACGTGAAAGGGTCTGGTTTATCGAAGTGTTGACGAGCTCGACTATCCCCTTTCCGCGGACCTGCCCCCAGTTTTCACGGATACGGTCAAGCACGACTATCGAGTCGTTCAGCGAGTACCCCGCGACGGTGAGGATCGCCGCGATAAAGGTGACTGAGACCTCTTTGCCTGTGAGGCTGTAGACGCCAAGCATCAGGATGACGTCGTGCATCAGAGAGAGGACGGCCGCGGCGCCGAAGCGGAAGCGGAAGCGAAAAGCCATGTAGATTAGAATACCGGCAAGGGCGAGCAGCAACGCGTAGGTCGCCTGAGCGCGGAGCTCGCTGCCGACCACGGGGCCTATCTTGTCTATGCGGAGGATCTTATAGTTCCCAACGTCTGCCTTAAGCACGTCGAGCACCGCCTTGCGGACCTGATCGTCCTGTGCCTGAAAGCGCAGAAGCACATCCGTAGCGTCAAAGGCCTGTATCGTTGCGTTGCCCTGGTCGATCTTACTCAGCGCTGAACGCACCTCGGCGATGTCGACCGGTTTTTCAAATTTGACCTGAAGGACGAGCCCTCCGGTGAAGTCGACGCCGAGATTCAGCCCTTTCGTCATCAGGAGGCCAAACGATGCGAGGATACATACGAGGCTGATGCCGATCAGCATCTTCCGGTACTTCATAAACGGAAAGTTAAGTTTTGAAGCGTCAAATGTAGCCATTTCCTATTGCCTCCTTCTTATAAAGTATGGTTCTTACGCGTCGAGAGGACTATTCCCAACAGCGTCCGCGTGACCACCGTGTTGCAGAAGACGGAGGCGACGACGCCTATGCTCAGCGTGACGGCGAAGCCGCGTATCGGACCGCTTCCAAAGTAGAAGAGTATCGCGGCGGCGATGAGCGTCGTGATGTTCGAGTCCAGGATTACGATGAGCGCCTTGCGGAAACCGGTATCAAGGGCCGCCATCATCGTCTTGCCCGAACGGAACTCCTCTTTCATTCTTTCATATATAAGGATATTGCCGTCTACCGCCATGCCTATCGTAAGGATCATACCGCCGATGCCGGGAAGCGTGAGTGTCGATTTGAGCATGATGAGCGCTGAGATTACAAGAAGCATCGCCACGGCAAGCGCGATATCGGCGGCGATCCCCAGCAGCCCATAGTAGACCACCATAAATATGACGACAAGCGCCGCGCCGATGAGGCCGGATTTGATACCGTCATGTATCGAGTCCGCTCCAAGGGACGGTCCGACAGAGCGGTTTTCAAGAACTTCGACAGAGACCGGAAGCGCGCCCGCGCGAAGCATGATCGCAAGCCTGTTGGCCTCCGCGGTGGAGAAGGAGCCGGTGATCTGGGCCTCTCCGCCGGAGATGCGCTGCTGCACGACCGGCGCGGAGATGACGATGCCGTCGAGCACGATGGCGATCTGTTTGCCTATGTTGGCCGCCGTCACCTC
The Cloacibacillus sp. genome window above contains:
- the secF gene encoding protein translocase subunit SecF, coding for MATFDASKLNFPFMKYRKMLIGISLVCILASFGLLMTKGLNLGVDFTGGLVLQVKFEKPVDIAEVRSALSKIDQGNATIQAFDATDVLLRFQAQDDQVRKAVLDVLKADVGNYKILRIDKIGPVVGSELRAQATYALLLALAGILIYMAFRFRFRFGAAAVLSLMHDVILMLGVYSLTGKEVSVTFIAAILTVAGYSLNDSIVVLDRIRENWGQVRGKGIVELVNTSINQTLSRTINTSVTTLLPVISMYIFGGEVISNFAFAFLIGIGVGTYSSIYIASSMLVEWYLRSPKY
- the secD gene encoding protein translocase subunit SecD, giving the protein MLKRDKWRLILVVVVVIIAAAVAFPVKGKIRLGLDLRGGVHIILQAKGTPENPLTPDSLERLLVVLRSRVDQYGIAEPVIQREGEDRIAVDLPGIEDPEAALDLIGRTAVLQFRQVLGESPRVPAKPVRANYDSDEQFKTAEDRWTAAKNEVDLYIKQMEEAVKSNHDMAVARSENGSAYLLGKQYVGGGDLTKAETNFDQFGKAAVSLKFNTEGAKLFDEVTAANIGKQIAIVLDGIVISAPVVQQRISGGEAQITGSFSTAEANRLAIMLRAGALPVSVEVLENRSVGPSLGADSIHDGIKSGLIGAALVVIFMVVYYGLLGIAADIALAVAMLLVISALIMLKSTLTLPGIGGMILTIGMAVDGNILIYERMKEEFRSGKTMMAALDTGFRKALIVILDSNITTLIAAAILFYFGSGPIRGFAVTLSIGVVASVFCNTVVTRTLLGIVLSTRKNHTL